The following are encoded in a window of Roseivirga misakiensis genomic DNA:
- a CDS encoding MmcQ/YjbR family DNA-binding protein, with protein sequence MYIDEFRDYCIAKPGVTEETPFGPDTLVLKVMGKMFALTGLDHFEFINLKCEPEKSAELREQWEGIRPGWHMNKTHWNSVFVDGSVPDNMIRDLIDHSYELVASSLSKKLKEELKSL encoded by the coding sequence ATGTATATCGATGAGTTCAGAGATTATTGTATCGCCAAACCCGGCGTTACTGAGGAAACACCTTTTGGCCCAGATACCCTAGTGCTAAAAGTGATGGGTAAAATGTTTGCCCTGACTGGTTTAGACCATTTCGAATTTATTAACCTTAAATGTGAGCCAGAAAAATCCGCAGAATTAAGGGAACAATGGGAAGGCATCCGCCCCGGATGGCATATGAATAAAACCCATTGGAATTCCGTTTTTGTAGATGGTTCAGTTCCTGATAACATGATCAGAGACTTAATCGATCATTCCTATGAATTGGTAGCCAGCAGTTTAAGCAAGAAATTAAAAGAAGAGCTAAAAAGCCTTTAG
- the cls gene encoding cardiolipin synthase, with protein sequence MIALWQSISPFLLPLYYVGIFFVVIQILLENRNPLKTHSYLLLLLLVPFVGLVIYLFFGQNHRKLKIMAKRRLINQAFGPEYIQDYLKNEQTEVHPQGHFDKLIRFLHKDLSPISLNNRVTVLHNGEEKFPAVMEAIENAKHHIHIEYYIFDNDSIGKPLAELLIKKAKQGVKVRMIVDGVGSLGLKKAFFKKMLSGGVQLKEYMPVLFPSFTSKINYRDHRKIIIVDGKIGFTGGINVDDRYINGGQNSLYWRDTHLKIEGEAVKTLQFLFFLNWQFVSQETIRATKQYFPEITNLGKHCIQINASGPELDLASIMDSFFIAITSAKNRIRISTPYFIPTESIIDAITTAAKSDVDVELMIPFDSDSRIVQAASFSFIKRLLQAGVKVYLYQRGFLHAKVIIIDDGFASVGTANMDYRSFDLNHEVNTYIYDDEVVGILQNQFDQDLQDSEKIDLNKWENRGIKQKLKESLCRLLAPLL encoded by the coding sequence ATGATCGCCCTCTGGCAAAGCATCTCTCCGTTTTTACTGCCGTTGTATTACGTCGGGATTTTCTTTGTGGTCATCCAAATTCTACTGGAGAATAGAAATCCATTAAAAACACATTCTTACCTGTTATTACTCTTACTAGTACCATTTGTTGGCTTGGTGATTTACCTGTTTTTTGGTCAGAATCATCGGAAGCTGAAAATAATGGCCAAAAGACGGCTCATAAACCAAGCTTTTGGCCCAGAATACATCCAAGACTATTTAAAAAACGAGCAGACCGAAGTTCATCCACAAGGTCATTTCGATAAGCTTATCCGTTTTCTCCACAAAGACCTATCACCCATAAGCCTAAACAATCGGGTTACTGTGCTTCACAATGGCGAAGAGAAGTTTCCCGCGGTAATGGAAGCCATTGAAAACGCAAAACACCACATACACATAGAATACTACATTTTTGACAATGACAGCATTGGAAAACCATTGGCAGAACTACTCATAAAAAAGGCAAAACAAGGTGTTAAAGTCAGAATGATCGTAGATGGTGTAGGGTCACTTGGGTTGAAAAAGGCTTTCTTCAAGAAAATGCTTAGCGGCGGAGTACAATTAAAGGAATACATGCCGGTACTTTTCCCCTCTTTTACCAGTAAAATCAACTACCGAGATCATAGGAAAATCATTATTGTCGATGGAAAAATTGGTTTTACTGGAGGCATAAATGTGGACGATCGGTACATAAATGGCGGTCAGAATAGCCTTTACTGGAGAGATACTCACCTAAAAATTGAAGGAGAGGCCGTGAAAACGCTACAGTTTTTATTCTTCTTGAATTGGCAATTTGTAAGTCAAGAAACCATTAGGGCGACTAAGCAGTATTTCCCCGAAATCACCAATCTAGGCAAGCACTGTATTCAAATAAACGCTAGCGGACCAGAACTTGATTTGGCAAGTATAATGGACTCGTTCTTTATAGCCATTACATCGGCCAAGAACCGTATTCGAATAAGTACACCTTATTTTATCCCTACAGAAAGCATTATTGACGCGATTACGACCGCTGCTAAAAGTGATGTTGATGTAGAACTTATGATCCCATTCGATTCCGATTCACGAATCGTTCAAGCTGCTTCATTTTCATTTATTAAAAGGCTCCTCCAAGCAGGCGTCAAAGTCTACTTATACCAGAGGGGATTCTTACACGCTAAAGTCATCATAATCGATGATGGTTTTGCCTCAGTGGGAACGGCTAATATGGACTATAGGAGTTTTGACCTAAATCATGAAGTGAATACATACATTTATGACGATGAAGTGGTGGGTATTTTACAAAATCAGTTCGATCAAGACTTACAAGATTCGGAAAAAATCGACCTAAATAAATGGGAAAACAGAGGGATAAAGCAGAAATTGAAAGAATCACTTTGTAGGCTCCTTGCCCCCTTACTTTAA
- a CDS encoding YmdB family metallophosphoesterase: MNKTTITCMLAICLLCSCAVQKICPAYHTAFVLDEEEQDKMYSLFTVVEGDTVPKKAYGFKYEADSDSLMDKFPKGTPGRGFRVQGGRVHSYEKAGFTYGNRKKEPLLARVFRGKEKPVLENPYLFDRITKKRPYYKLEQLEMKIIHFNRPKYDSLLKAKIDALDSGAYEALMAEMEIVPIYMRDQYAPLLSRGFNVEQQEYNKRFKDYFPKESDFEPEPLDTMSLQDFMSDTLSVDTAAKKKKLFGIFKKKNRSDKPKKERKRKAKKNNEEATKGEGDN, encoded by the coding sequence ATGAACAAAACAACTATCACCTGTATGCTGGCTATATGCCTGCTGTGCTCTTGTGCTGTACAAAAGATTTGTCCTGCTTATCATACGGCCTTTGTGCTTGACGAAGAAGAGCAGGATAAAATGTACTCACTTTTCACAGTGGTAGAAGGTGATACTGTACCTAAAAAAGCCTACGGATTTAAATACGAAGCAGATAGTGACTCCTTAATGGATAAGTTTCCGAAAGGTACACCTGGTCGTGGATTTAGAGTGCAGGGTGGAAGGGTTCATTCTTACGAAAAGGCAGGTTTTACTTACGGAAACAGGAAAAAAGAACCGTTACTCGCCAGAGTATTTAGAGGTAAGGAAAAACCAGTTCTGGAAAACCCATACCTATTCGATCGCATCACTAAAAAGAGGCCTTACTACAAATTGGAACAGCTCGAAATGAAGATCATTCATTTTAATCGCCCCAAATATGATAGTTTGCTGAAAGCAAAAATCGATGCGCTGGATTCTGGAGCCTATGAGGCGCTGATGGCTGAAATGGAAATAGTGCCGATTTATATGCGCGACCAATACGCCCCTTTGCTATCTAGAGGGTTTAATGTAGAGCAACAGGAGTACAATAAACGCTTTAAAGATTATTTTCCTAAGGAAAGCGACTTTGAACCTGAACCACTGGATACCATGAGTTTACAAGACTTTATGTCTGATACTTTATCTGTGGACACAGCTGCGAAAAAGAAAAAGCTCTTTGGCATATTCAAAAAGAAGAATCGCTCCGATAAGCCTAAAAAAGAACGCAAGCGAAAAGCTAAAAAGAATAATGAAGAGGCCACCAAAGGCGAAGGTGACAATTAA
- a CDS encoding DUF6728 family protein, with protein MSEENKNIEENKKVKLTAKEAFDFGPVWGYFFRKKDANRPSNFNLKAMHTVNKISIVMFLIAAAVIIGRFISRM; from the coding sequence ATGTCAGAAGAAAATAAGAACATTGAAGAGAATAAGAAGGTGAAATTGACAGCGAAAGAAGCCTTTGATTTTGGTCCGGTTTGGGGTTATTTCTTTAGGAAGAAAGATGCCAACCGACCTAGCAATTTCAACTTGAAGGCCATGCACACAGTAAATAAAATATCAATCGTGATGTTTTTGATAGCCGCCGCTGTGATAATTGGAAGGTTTATCTCCCGAATGTAA
- a CDS encoding redoxin family protein: MHLKISLSILFMVFMSPGLQGQDQRGIIHGDWFTADGSDVLMLSVQNDYILYDSEFWNYEWSEANALLLTNQSKSKKLSFIENSDGILLTEGERSVQVRKGRKKTIKSRPVSSVNLRENFFNRDQVILHGVVEPTDTMPLVASVIYNDAFKEHQPKYSADIDEFGRFKLIFPLNHAQDLFFQVGDAFFIFYARPGAKMAMKIEENSFGEGTSWSTVREIGYMGDLAQLNEEYRLLSPEYMKIRRYKESDSLQRVLEPMEFNEYRTNLKKEYEDFYQSYFDKYPTSEALKDISLRSIRISAAEDMMRYIWLHKYNRGGSIEAVDVPDEYIAKVTSLMPDDPLDFTSGNYGSLNREFTMPMMPKEKNKLHDIRIEVIYDFLSNSLVSENSKLILSKWKAEEAKRERHFGYVAFNGDMKPIYEQYKDEIAAINSKVDWDNLINKASKFTTVQRSSIIATYLNSRFHARAMEIPTYIVEKLEEIELLPLVRNNINEEIRNFEVLRDKKFIEGVEIAESSDNILAELKNKYKGKVVYIDVWATWCGPCISEFSYLKELKANKLKDVVYVYLCAQSDKKSFDLMVKKHELVGENYFLDKDQYSLFDKEVNITGFPTYMIITKEGKLIREGIKRPSAKAELVSQLKSISERD; encoded by the coding sequence ATGCATTTAAAAATATCACTTTCAATCTTGTTCATGGTATTTATGTCCCCAGGTCTTCAAGGGCAAGATCAGAGGGGGATTATCCATGGTGATTGGTTTACCGCTGATGGGTCTGATGTACTGATGCTTAGTGTACAAAATGACTATATATTGTACGATTCCGAGTTTTGGAACTATGAATGGAGTGAAGCCAATGCACTTCTATTAACTAATCAGAGTAAATCCAAAAAACTGTCATTCATTGAGAATTCTGACGGGATATTACTTACCGAGGGAGAGAGGAGCGTTCAGGTTAGAAAGGGAAGAAAAAAGACGATTAAGTCCAGACCAGTTTCTTCAGTTAATCTAAGAGAGAATTTTTTTAATCGAGATCAGGTGATTTTACATGGTGTAGTGGAACCAACAGATACCATGCCTTTAGTAGCTTCCGTAATTTATAATGACGCATTTAAAGAGCATCAGCCGAAATATTCTGCTGATATAGATGAATTTGGCAGGTTTAAGTTGATTTTCCCTTTGAACCATGCACAAGATTTATTTTTCCAAGTTGGTGATGCATTTTTTATATTCTATGCTCGTCCTGGAGCCAAGATGGCGATGAAAATAGAAGAAAATTCTTTTGGAGAGGGTACCTCTTGGTCTACTGTTCGAGAGATCGGTTATATGGGAGATTTAGCTCAGTTAAATGAAGAGTATCGACTGCTTTCTCCTGAGTATATGAAGATTCGCCGTTACAAGGAGAGTGATAGTCTCCAAAGGGTACTAGAGCCTATGGAATTCAATGAATACAGAACTAACCTGAAAAAGGAGTACGAAGATTTCTATCAATCTTATTTCGACAAATACCCAACAAGCGAAGCTTTGAAAGATATTAGCTTAAGGAGTATTAGAATTAGTGCAGCAGAAGATATGATGAGATATATCTGGTTGCATAAATATAATAGAGGAGGTAGTATTGAAGCTGTAGATGTACCTGATGAGTATATAGCTAAAGTTACTTCTCTAATGCCGGATGATCCGTTAGATTTCACTTCAGGTAACTATGGATCGTTAAATCGTGAGTTTACGATGCCTATGATGCCTAAGGAAAAGAATAAACTCCATGATATAAGGATAGAGGTCATTTATGATTTCCTTTCAAATTCACTCGTCTCAGAAAACTCAAAACTTATCTTGAGTAAGTGGAAAGCAGAAGAAGCTAAAAGGGAACGTCACTTTGGTTATGTCGCTTTCAACGGAGATATGAAGCCTATTTATGAGCAGTATAAGGACGAGATTGCTGCAATAAATAGTAAGGTGGATTGGGATAACCTGATTAATAAGGCGAGTAAATTCACTACCGTTCAGCGTTCTAGCATTATAGCAACCTACTTGAATTCCCGGTTTCATGCTCGCGCTATGGAAATACCAACTTATATAGTCGAAAAACTCGAGGAAATAGAGCTTTTACCGTTAGTAAGAAATAATATTAATGAGGAAATCAGAAACTTTGAAGTCCTCAGAGATAAGAAGTTTATCGAGGGGGTTGAAATAGCTGAGTCCTCGGATAATATCTTAGCAGAATTAAAAAATAAGTATAAAGGCAAAGTTGTTTATATAGACGTTTGGGCTACCTGGTGTGGACCATGTATTTCTGAATTTAGTTACTTAAAAGAACTGAAAGCCAATAAGCTTAAAGATGTGGTGTACGTTTACTTATGCGCTCAGTCCGATAAAAAATCATTTGATTTAATGGTCAAGAAACATGAACTCGTTGGTGAAAATTACTTCTTGGATAAAGATCAATATTCTCTATTCGATAAGGAGGTAAATATAACTGGGTTTCCAACTTACATGATCATTACTAAAGAAGGTAAGTTGATAAGAGAGGGCATTAAAAGACCGAGTGCTAAGGCTGAACTTGTCAGTCAGCTCAAAAGCATTTCCGAACGCGACTAA
- a CDS encoding lycopene cyclase family protein: MKQVEYIIAGAGASGLTLAYLLSANKDIKKSILLIDRDDKTTNDRTWCFWEKEDNLFEHLVHKTWPNVVFKGTGFSETFDVSPYQYKLIRGIDFYAFMKKTLLADDRVTWIKDEIKHINADGIVETSSETYQGEYVFDSTFDHATLKNSKSTTLLQHFKGYVIETQTKAFDPNSATYMDFTIAQEGDCRFGYILPFSENKALVEYTLFNQELLEDAIYTDRLERYIEGLGIQEYEIIEEEYGVIPMTDYDFKIKESDRVINIGIKGGFAKPSTGYTFLRGQHILQQMVKNLSTGKDPLVDLPYQQSKFKKYDATLLSVLASKKFTGDQIFTGMFQKAGAKKFFKFLDEQTSLKEDIKIMATAPLLDFGGAFLKSLMK; encoded by the coding sequence ATGAAGCAGGTCGAATATATAATAGCAGGTGCAGGAGCTAGTGGTTTAACACTAGCTTATTTACTATCAGCAAATAAAGATATCAAAAAATCTATTCTTCTAATCGATCGGGATGATAAGACTACCAATGATAGGACATGGTGCTTTTGGGAGAAAGAGGATAACCTATTCGAACACTTGGTCCATAAAACTTGGCCAAATGTGGTGTTTAAGGGCACAGGTTTTAGCGAAACTTTTGATGTTTCCCCCTATCAATACAAACTGATTCGAGGGATTGATTTTTACGCTTTCATGAAAAAAACGCTCCTTGCCGATGACCGTGTTACTTGGATAAAGGATGAAATAAAGCACATAAATGCCGATGGTATCGTCGAGACTTCCTCTGAAACTTACCAAGGTGAATATGTCTTTGATAGCACATTCGATCATGCCACGCTAAAAAATAGTAAGTCTACAACCCTATTACAGCACTTTAAAGGCTATGTGATTGAAACTCAAACGAAGGCTTTCGACCCAAATTCGGCTACTTACATGGATTTCACGATAGCACAGGAAGGAGATTGTCGATTTGGCTATATTCTGCCTTTCAGTGAAAACAAAGCCTTGGTGGAATACACGCTATTTAATCAAGAACTTCTAGAAGACGCTATATATACCGATCGCTTGGAACGCTATATCGAGGGCCTCGGCATTCAAGAATACGAGATTATCGAAGAAGAATATGGCGTGATACCTATGACGGATTACGATTTTAAGATTAAAGAAAGCGATCGTGTCATCAACATTGGAATAAAAGGTGGTTTTGCCAAACCTTCTACAGGCTATACCTTTTTACGTGGCCAACACATACTCCAGCAAATGGTCAAAAACCTATCTACGGGAAAAGACCCATTAGTAGACTTACCCTATCAACAAAGTAAATTCAAGAAGTACGACGCAACCCTACTAAGCGTACTCGCTTCGAAAAAATTTACGGGTGACCAAATATTTACGGGGATGTTTCAGAAAGCTGGAGCGAAGAAGTTCTTTAAGTTTTTAGATGAGCAAACCTCTTTAAAAGAAGACATTAAAATCATGGCGACTGCACCGCTACTGGATTTTGGTGGGGCATTTTTAAAATCCTTAATGAAGTAG
- a CDS encoding acyl-CoA dehydrogenase, translating to MESQYTNLDTIKFFLHEVHQIDQFLGKGRFSAYDSASVDMFLDSIKTLSDNELFPYIKEMDEKPSYYRDGAITIHPQFEKIFQQSKDLGLVATIFNEEDGGLQMPNALFHAAYYIMEAANNHVTGYIGLTAGTANLIATFGSQTLKDIFLPKMLDMEWTGTMCLTEPQAGSSLSDITTSATPDSDGSYKINGQKIFISSGDHQFASNIIHLVLARLDGAPEGTKGVSLFVVPKHKVQDGQLADESQVIVAGEFEKLGQRGYCTSHLVFEDAQGWLVGEENHGLMYMFQMMNEARVATGRMGAGIASAAYYASLQYARERPQGRKLTSTGDKDLAQDQTLIINHPDVKRMLLHQKAIVEGSLSLILQASQYLDAEHLAEGEEKERYNLLLELLTPVVKTYPAEKGLESVSQGLQVLGGYGFCMDFILQQYYRDIRIISIYEGTTGIQSLDLLGRKVGLKNGKVLTWFGEEIQNDIKAAYVYEGLQPFAKTLGENLHLVQQVLGQLMPIAKTGDFEQFLSDATLFMDFFGTVVIGWQWLKIATASQKALSENSEQQVLLEGKIHTMKFFYKYEMSRTKGLAQTITDELKLTLDFDLEMLD from the coding sequence ATGGAAAGCCAATATACCAACCTCGACACTATCAAATTCTTTTTGCATGAAGTCCACCAGATCGATCAGTTCTTAGGTAAAGGCCGTTTTTCGGCTTACGATAGCGCGAGCGTTGACATGTTTTTAGATTCTATTAAAACGCTCAGCGACAACGAACTTTTCCCATATATCAAGGAAATGGATGAAAAGCCATCTTACTATAGAGATGGTGCGATCACAATTCACCCACAATTCGAGAAGATATTCCAACAGTCGAAAGACCTAGGGCTAGTTGCCACTATTTTTAATGAAGAAGACGGTGGTTTACAAATGCCAAATGCCCTTTTTCATGCGGCCTATTACATTATGGAGGCGGCCAATAACCATGTGACGGGCTATATAGGACTCACGGCTGGTACAGCAAATCTGATAGCTACTTTTGGCAGCCAAACCTTAAAAGACATCTTTTTACCGAAGATGCTAGACATGGAATGGACCGGTACAATGTGCCTTACTGAACCTCAAGCTGGTAGTTCATTATCTGATATTACTACCTCAGCCACTCCAGATTCAGATGGTAGTTATAAGATTAACGGGCAAAAAATATTCATTTCTTCTGGTGATCATCAATTTGCTTCAAACATTATTCATCTAGTCCTAGCCCGTCTTGATGGAGCACCTGAAGGCACTAAAGGAGTCTCGTTATTTGTGGTTCCGAAACACAAAGTACAAGATGGTCAGTTAGCGGATGAAAGTCAGGTAATTGTAGCAGGGGAGTTTGAAAAGTTAGGCCAAAGAGGTTACTGCACATCGCATTTAGTATTCGAAGATGCACAAGGTTGGCTAGTCGGAGAAGAGAATCATGGCCTAATGTACATGTTTCAAATGATGAACGAGGCACGCGTTGCTACGGGTAGAATGGGCGCAGGTATTGCTTCTGCTGCATATTATGCCTCGCTTCAATATGCTCGAGAACGTCCGCAGGGCAGAAAGTTAACCTCTACAGGAGATAAAGATTTAGCTCAAGACCAGACCTTAATCATTAACCACCCCGATGTCAAGCGTATGCTGCTGCATCAAAAAGCGATTGTAGAGGGTTCACTCAGTCTGATTCTTCAAGCTTCTCAATATTTAGATGCCGAGCATTTGGCAGAAGGAGAAGAAAAGGAGCGTTACAATCTCTTGCTCGAATTACTAACACCAGTCGTTAAGACTTATCCAGCAGAAAAAGGGCTAGAATCCGTAAGCCAAGGGCTACAAGTCCTAGGGGGATACGGTTTCTGCATGGACTTTATACTACAACAATACTATCGAGACATCAGGATTATTTCCATTTATGAGGGAACAACGGGCATCCAGTCGCTGGACCTTTTAGGGAGAAAGGTGGGACTAAAAAATGGTAAGGTACTCACTTGGTTTGGGGAAGAAATCCAAAACGACATCAAAGCTGCTTATGTTTATGAAGGTTTACAGCCTTTTGCCAAAACATTGGGTGAAAACCTGCATTTAGTCCAACAAGTTTTAGGTCAGCTTATGCCGATCGCTAAAACAGGAGATTTCGAGCAGTTCCTATCCGACGCTACCCTATTTATGGACTTCTTCGGTACGGTAGTAATTGGTTGGCAGTGGCTAAAGATTGCAACAGCATCTCAAAAAGCATTAAGTGAAAACAGCGAACAGCAGGTATTGCTGGAAGGCAAGATCCATACGATGAAATTCTTCTATAAATATGAGATGAGTCGCACCAAAGGATTAGCACAAACCATTACCGACGAATTGAAATTGACCTTGGACTTCGACTTAGAAATGCTGGACTAA
- a CDS encoding alkaline phosphatase family protein yields the protein MKKQLILATILLIISTFSCVEKDNKSNKPYVILISFDGFRHDYVEKYNTPNFKALIKEGVAADAMLPSYPSKTFPNHYTIVTGMYPDNHGLVDNNFYDAELDLQYSISNRDVVENPAFYGGLPLWQLVQQNDMKSASYFWVGSETSIAGSYPNYYHIYDGSVPNDERVNAVIEWLKLPENERPNFISLYFSLVDSAGHGFGPNGEKTKEAVLEADRLLGLLMTLVNQIDLPINIVVTSDHGMHEITPQEDSYITVPDLLGGLDRDKFRFVSNGAHGHFYGADTAYLAEIANILKTRKESSNYQVFFKAEMPEYWHYGTNNRVGDLFVKMNPGHYLTSPQRKSQAIRLQAFRGEHGFDPGETEDMGAIFYAKGPNFKSGMKIGKFRNIHVYPLIASVLGITSLPEIDGNLEVLKPILK from the coding sequence GTGAAAAAGCAATTAATTCTCGCCACAATCCTGCTAATCATTAGCACTTTTTCTTGTGTAGAAAAGGATAACAAGTCCAATAAACCCTATGTGATTTTAATATCATTTGACGGCTTTAGGCACGATTATGTAGAGAAATACAACACCCCTAATTTTAAAGCACTGATCAAAGAAGGTGTGGCTGCAGACGCTATGCTACCCTCCTATCCAAGTAAGACTTTCCCAAATCACTACACGATAGTAACAGGAATGTACCCAGACAATCATGGTTTGGTTGACAACAATTTTTACGATGCTGAACTAGACCTTCAATATAGCATCAGCAACCGCGACGTTGTAGAAAACCCTGCCTTCTATGGTGGGCTTCCTTTATGGCAACTGGTACAACAAAACGACATGAAGTCAGCCTCTTATTTCTGGGTTGGCTCAGAGACATCAATCGCCGGGAGTTACCCCAACTACTATCATATCTATGATGGAAGTGTACCAAACGATGAAAGAGTGAATGCCGTTATTGAGTGGCTTAAACTCCCTGAAAATGAAAGACCAAATTTCATATCGCTCTATTTCTCTCTAGTAGATAGTGCTGGTCATGGTTTTGGACCCAACGGAGAAAAGACGAAAGAAGCCGTGCTTGAAGCCGATAGGCTTCTGGGGTTATTAATGACTCTAGTCAATCAGATTGATCTCCCTATCAATATTGTGGTAACATCGGACCATGGCATGCATGAAATAACGCCCCAAGAAGATAGTTACATCACTGTTCCCGACTTATTAGGCGGTTTAGATCGTGATAAGTTTAGATTTGTGAGTAATGGTGCACACGGCCATTTTTACGGCGCTGACACTGCCTATTTAGCCGAAATAGCGAACATTCTTAAAACTCGTAAAGAGAGTAGCAATTATCAGGTTTTCTTTAAGGCTGAAATGCCAGAATATTGGCATTATGGTACAAATAATAGAGTTGGTGACCTCTTCGTAAAAATGAATCCGGGTCATTATCTTACTTCACCGCAAAGAAAATCGCAAGCCATAAGGCTTCAGGCTTTTCGGGGAGAGCATGGATTTGATCCTGGTGAAACCGAAGATATGGGGGCAATTTTCTATGCAAAAGGTCCAAACTTTAAATCAGGAATGAAGATTGGCAAGTTTAGAAACATTCACGTTTATCCTTTGATTGCTAGTGTCCTCGGGATTACTTCTTTACCCGAAATTGATGGCAATTTGGAGGTCCTAAAGCCAATTCTTAAATAA
- a CDS encoding cysteine hydrolase family protein, which produces MSLIDKNAALILIDLQKGWANEAHWGGNRNNPNAEAVALELLNTWRANNLPIFHVIHGSQDPNSELHPDKPGFEMLDDLKPQDSEPLLVKNVNSAFIGTDLQERLEKQNIKTLVIAGLTTNHCVSTTTRMAGNFGFEVFLIADATATFDRKGLNGEVFPAEMIHQTALASLNEEFATVMDKADLMEIL; this is translated from the coding sequence ATGAGTCTTATTGATAAAAACGCAGCGCTCATCTTAATTGACCTTCAAAAAGGATGGGCAAACGAGGCGCACTGGGGCGGTAATAGAAATAACCCAAACGCAGAAGCTGTTGCCCTAGAGTTACTCAATACTTGGAGAGCCAATAACCTCCCAATTTTTCATGTAATTCATGGATCTCAAGATCCAAACTCAGAATTGCACCCGGATAAGCCAGGCTTTGAAATGTTAGATGACCTCAAACCACAAGATTCCGAACCACTTTTAGTGAAAAATGTGAATTCTGCATTTATAGGTACCGATCTGCAAGAAAGACTCGAAAAGCAAAACATAAAAACCCTTGTCATCGCAGGCCTTACGACTAACCATTGCGTTTCAACAACCACCAGAATGGCTGGAAATTTCGGTTTTGAAGTATTCTTAATCGCAGACGCCACTGCTACATTTGATAGAAAAGGCTTGAACGGCGAAGTATTCCCAGCAGAAATGATCCACCAAACTGCTTTGGCAAGTTTAAATGAGGAATTTGCCACCGTGATGGACAAAGCTGACTTAATGGAAATACTCTGA
- a CDS encoding Rieske 2Fe-2S domain-containing protein, which translates to MKASKSNNLRNIWYMACHGSALKKGATIEKEIDSEKILLGRDEQGKVFALRNQCPHRGIPLTYGKFDGCEIECCYHGWRFKTDGTCSKIPALPPNTKLDVTKVRAPYYPVREVHGLVMIYLPKDMRKPEDIDESLFPQFPLPKEKSFDLVTAKPMACSLDHSVIGLIDPAHVPFVHQSWFFRKSNNLKLKEKNFAPSHLGFTMVRHAPSKNSAAYKILKKEQTTEISFQIPGIRIEHIKVGENVILIMTTLTPINEHQTELTQFIYTDINWFKWLRPIFYRFADTFIQQDVDVFQKLKEGLNNNPPLMLMGDPDMQAKWYNAIRARYEKCQEENTPFENPIKAQTLYWQT; encoded by the coding sequence ATGAAAGCAAGCAAATCGAATAACCTTCGTAATATTTGGTACATGGCCTGCCATGGTAGTGCGCTTAAAAAAGGAGCGACTATCGAAAAGGAAATTGATAGCGAAAAAATCCTTCTCGGCCGCGACGAACAAGGCAAAGTCTTCGCCCTGAGAAACCAATGTCCGCATAGAGGTATTCCACTAACTTATGGCAAATTCGATGGCTGTGAAATTGAATGCTGCTATCACGGTTGGCGCTTCAAAACGGATGGCACTTGCTCAAAAATACCTGCGCTACCACCCAACACTAAACTAGATGTAACTAAAGTCAGGGCGCCTTATTACCCTGTAAGAGAAGTTCACGGTTTAGTAATGATTTACTTGCCAAAAGATATGCGCAAACCCGAGGATATTGATGAAAGCTTGTTTCCTCAATTTCCATTGCCGAAGGAAAAGTCCTTCGACCTAGTCACCGCTAAACCGATGGCTTGTAGCCTGGACCACTCTGTTATTGGTTTAATTGACCCTGCTCACGTTCCTTTCGTACATCAATCGTGGTTTTTCAGAAAAAGCAATAATCTAAAACTGAAAGAAAAGAACTTTGCGCCTTCTCATTTGGGCTTTACGATGGTGAGGCACGCGCCTTCTAAAAACTCGGCGGCCTACAAGATTCTAAAGAAGGAACAAACCACAGAGATTAGTTTTCAAATTCCAGGTATTAGAATTGAGCATATAAAAGTCGGCGAAAATGTGATCCTAATCATGACTACGTTGACGCCAATTAATGAACACCAAACCGAACTCACTCAGTTTATCTATACCGACATTAATTGGTTTAAGTGGCTGAGGCCGATCTTTTATCGGTTTGCCGATACATTCATCCAACAGGATGTTGATGTTTTCCAAAAATTAAAAGAGGGGCTTAATAATAACCCACCGCTGATGCTCATGGGCGACCCCGATATGCAGGCCAAATGGTACAACGCAATTCGCGCGAGATATGAAAAATGTCAAGAGGAAAACACGCCTTTTGAGAACCCAATTAAAGCACAAACATTATATTGGCAGACCTAG